One stretch of Nocardia fluminea DNA includes these proteins:
- a CDS encoding MerR family transcriptional regulator, which translates to MEEQTQDVVQPGLFPDDSVPDDLVGYRVPSACQVAGITYRQLDYWARTGLVVPSIRGAAGSGSQRLYSFKDILVLKIVKRLLDAGISLQNIRIAVDHLRSRGVGDLAGITLFSDGTSVYECTSPEEVVDLLQGGQGVFGIAVGGAMRELTGAIADFPAERATAITDRPEDELSFRRKVKENRKTG; encoded by the coding sequence GTGGAAGAACAAACGCAGGATGTCGTACAGCCTGGCTTGTTCCCGGACGACTCGGTTCCGGATGATCTGGTCGGCTACCGAGTGCCGAGCGCGTGTCAGGTCGCCGGGATCACCTACCGTCAGCTCGACTACTGGGCCCGCACCGGGCTGGTCGTGCCGTCGATCCGTGGTGCGGCGGGGTCGGGCAGTCAGCGCCTGTACTCCTTCAAGGACATCCTGGTCCTCAAGATCGTGAAGCGGCTGCTGGACGCGGGCATCTCTTTACAGAACATCCGGATCGCCGTCGATCACCTGCGCAGTCGTGGCGTGGGCGATCTGGCCGGGATCACCCTGTTCTCCGACGGCACCTCGGTGTACGAGTGCACCTCGCCCGAGGAAGTCGTCGATTTACTGCAGGGCGGCCAGGGTGTCTTCGGCATCGCGGTGGGTGGGGCCATGCGTGAGCTGACCGGTGCGATCGCGGACTTCCCGGCAGAACGAGCCACCGCCATCACCGACCGCCCCGAGGACGAACTCTCCTTCCGCCGCAAGGTCAAGGAGAACCGAAAGACCGGTTAG
- a CDS encoding bifunctional nuclease family protein → MSEMRVIGIRVEQPQNQPVLLLREASGERYLPIWIGQAEATAIVLEQEGVTPIRPLTHDLIKILITELGHTLKEVRIVDLQEGTFYADLVFDGDLRVSARPSDSVAIALRVGCPIYAEEPVLAEAGLVMPDEREDEVEKFKEFLESVSPDDFKATDS, encoded by the coding sequence ATGAGCGAGATGCGTGTCATCGGCATCCGTGTCGAGCAGCCACAGAACCAGCCCGTGCTGCTGCTGCGGGAGGCTTCGGGGGAGCGGTATCTGCCGATCTGGATCGGGCAGGCCGAGGCCACCGCGATCGTGCTCGAGCAGGAGGGGGTCACGCCGATCCGTCCGCTCACTCACGATCTGATCAAGATTCTGATCACCGAGCTGGGACACACACTCAAGGAAGTGCGGATCGTGGATCTGCAGGAAGGCACTTTTTACGCCGACCTGGTCTTCGACGGGGACCTGCGGGTCTCGGCGCGACCGTCGGACTCGGTGGCGATCGCCCTGCGCGTGGGGTGCCCGATCTACGCCGAGGAACCCGTGCTCGCCGAGGCGGGTCTGGTGATGCCCGACGAACGCGAGGACGAGGTGGAGAAGTTCAAGGAGTTCCTGGAGTCGGTCTCGCCCGACGACTTCAAGGCGACCGACAGCTGA
- a CDS encoding CDP-alcohol phosphatidyltransferase family protein, with the protein MATESGTPGTHDTESGGVFSDRILTVPNALSVVRLIGIPVFLWLLLVRHADGWAFALLIASGFTDFLDGKLARLLDQSSRLGALLDPLVDRLYLVTTLVAFVVRGLLPWWLAVILIARDLVLTATLSVYKRRELPAPEVIYLGKAATFALMSALPWILTGEMDWAGASFGWAFGWALLIWGTALYVWTGLLYAGLAVAVARSIPPVPHRGS; encoded by the coding sequence GTGGCAACCGAATCAGGAACGCCGGGCACGCACGACACCGAATCCGGTGGCGTGTTCAGCGACCGCATCCTGACCGTGCCCAACGCGCTGAGCGTGGTGCGGTTGATCGGCATCCCCGTCTTCCTCTGGCTTCTGCTGGTCCGCCACGCCGACGGCTGGGCCTTCGCCTTGCTGATCGCCAGCGGCTTCACCGATTTCCTCGACGGCAAACTCGCCCGCCTGCTCGATCAGTCCTCGCGTCTGGGGGCGCTGCTCGACCCGCTCGTCGATCGGCTGTACCTGGTGACGACCCTGGTGGCCTTCGTCGTGCGCGGTCTGCTGCCGTGGTGGCTGGCGGTGATCTTGATCGCACGCGATCTGGTACTCACCGCGACCCTTTCGGTGTACAAGCGGCGTGAGCTACCGGCGCCGGAAGTGATCTACCTGGGAAAAGCGGCCACTTTCGCGCTGATGTCGGCGCTGCCGTGGATTCTGACCGGGGAGATGGACTGGGCCGGGGCGAGTTTCGGGTGGGCCTTCGGCTGGGCACTGCTGATCTGGGGCACCGCACTCTACGTGTGGACCGGCCTGCTCTACGCGGGGCTCGCGGTCGCGGTCGCGCGATCGATACCGCCTGTGCCGCACCGTGGGAGCTAG
- the gcvP gene encoding aminomethyl-transferring glycine dehydrogenase, producing the protein MTRSFADRHIGPDSGELARILATIGVESVDALATTALPATILDESGLGALPAPASEHEVLEELAALAHTNTVATSMIGLGYYDTLTPPVLVRNLLENPAWYTAYTPYQPEISQGRLEALLNFQTMVSDLTGMDVANASMLDEATAAAEAMTLLRRAGKSKSNRLLLDADLFPQTKTIIGTRAEPLGIEIVEADLSTGELPAGDFFGVIVQTPGASGRIVDWTPLFAAAHERGALVAAGADLLAMTLSTPPGDQGADVCFGTTQRFGVPMGFGGPHAGYLAVRTAFARQLPGRLVGVSVDADGAPAYRLALQTREQHIRREKATSNICTAQVLLAIVAAMYASYHGANGLRAIARRVHEHAAAVATGLGGAVVHSAFFDTVLAHVPGGAEAVVAKAKSKGINLRLVDADHVAIACDEATTDAHVAAVVESFGTALTPDAGPGTEPAAIETRTSDYLTHPAFTRHHTETAMLRYLRALSDKDIALDRSMIPLGSCTMKLNATAEMEPITWPGFARLHPFAPTEDTPGIRKLIADLEQWLAEITGYDAVSLQPNAGSQGEYAGLLAIRRYHLDRGDDHRDTCLIPSSAHGTNAASAAMVGMRVEVVKCRANGDVDLDDLRAKIADHADRLACIMITYPSTHGVYEHEVADLCALVHDAGGQVYVDGANLNALVGLARPGRFGGDVSHLNLHKTFCIPHGGGGPGVGPVAVRSHLAQYLPGDPLEAGSHAVSAANYGSASILPITWAYIRMMGAEGLRAATLTAIASANYIARRLDAYFPVLYTGENGMVAHECILDLREITKQTGVTVDDVAKRLADYGFHAPTMSFPVAGTLMVEPTESENLEEIDEFIAAMIAIRAEIDQVAAGVWPVTDNPLRGAPHTAASLVAEWNHPYSRETAVYPRGIGHSRPKVWPSVRRIDGAFGDRNLVCSCPPLDAYED; encoded by the coding sequence GTGACCCGTTCGTTCGCCGACCGCCACATCGGACCCGATTCCGGCGAACTCGCCCGGATCCTCGCGACCATCGGCGTCGAGTCCGTCGACGCGCTCGCGACCACGGCGTTGCCCGCCACGATCCTCGACGAGTCCGGCCTCGGCGCGCTGCCCGCGCCCGCCTCCGAGCACGAGGTGCTCGAGGAACTGGCCGCGCTGGCGCACACGAACACCGTCGCCACCTCGATGATCGGTCTGGGCTACTACGACACCCTCACCCCGCCGGTGCTGGTGCGTAACCTGCTCGAGAATCCCGCCTGGTACACCGCCTACACCCCGTATCAGCCCGAGATCAGCCAGGGCAGGCTCGAGGCGCTGCTCAACTTCCAGACCATGGTGTCGGATCTGACCGGCATGGACGTCGCGAACGCCTCGATGCTCGACGAGGCCACCGCCGCGGCCGAGGCGATGACGCTGCTGCGCCGTGCGGGCAAGTCCAAGTCGAACCGGCTGCTGCTCGACGCCGATCTGTTCCCGCAGACCAAGACCATCATCGGTACCAGGGCCGAGCCGCTCGGGATCGAGATCGTCGAGGCGGACCTGTCCACCGGCGAGTTGCCCGCGGGTGATTTCTTCGGCGTGATCGTGCAGACGCCGGGCGCGTCGGGCCGCATCGTCGACTGGACCCCGCTGTTCGCCGCCGCCCACGAGCGTGGCGCACTGGTCGCCGCCGGTGCCGATCTCCTCGCGATGACGCTGAGCACCCCGCCCGGTGACCAGGGCGCCGACGTGTGCTTCGGCACCACCCAGCGCTTCGGCGTGCCGATGGGCTTCGGTGGCCCGCACGCCGGGTACCTGGCCGTGCGCACCGCCTTCGCCCGCCAGCTGCCCGGCCGCCTGGTGGGCGTGTCCGTCGACGCCGACGGCGCACCCGCGTATCGCCTGGCGCTGCAGACCCGTGAGCAGCACATCCGCCGCGAGAAGGCCACCTCGAACATCTGTACCGCCCAGGTGCTGCTGGCCATCGTCGCCGCGATGTACGCGAGCTACCACGGTGCCAACGGCCTGCGCGCCATCGCGCGCCGGGTGCACGAGCACGCCGCCGCCGTCGCGACCGGCCTCGGCGGGGCGGTGGTGCACAGCGCGTTCTTCGACACCGTGCTCGCCCACGTGCCCGGCGGTGCGGAAGCCGTTGTCGCCAAGGCGAAGTCGAAGGGCATCAATCTGCGGCTGGTCGACGCCGACCACGTCGCCATCGCCTGCGACGAGGCCACCACCGACGCGCATGTGGCCGCCGTCGTCGAATCCTTCGGCACCGCACTGACTCCCGACGCGGGCCCGGGCACCGAGCCCGCCGCGATCGAGACCCGCACCTCGGACTACCTGACCCACCCGGCGTTCACCCGTCACCACACCGAAACCGCCATGTTGCGCTACCTGCGCGCCCTGTCGGACAAGGACATCGCGCTGGACCGCAGCATGATTCCGCTCGGCTCGTGCACGATGAAGCTGAACGCGACCGCGGAGATGGAACCCATCACCTGGCCCGGCTTCGCCCGCCTGCACCCCTTCGCGCCCACCGAGGACACCCCGGGCATCCGCAAGCTGATCGCCGACCTCGAGCAGTGGCTGGCCGAGATCACCGGCTACGACGCGGTGAGCCTGCAGCCCAACGCCGGCAGCCAGGGCGAGTACGCGGGCCTGCTCGCGATCCGCCGCTACCACCTCGATCGTGGCGACGACCACCGCGACACCTGCCTCATCCCCTCCAGCGCGCACGGCACCAACGCGGCCTCGGCGGCCATGGTCGGCATGCGCGTCGAGGTGGTGAAGTGCCGCGCCAACGGTGACGTCGACCTCGACGACCTGCGCGCCAAGATCGCCGACCACGCCGACCGGCTGGCCTGCATCATGATCACCTACCCGTCCACCCACGGCGTCTACGAGCACGAGGTCGCCGACCTGTGCGCACTCGTGCACGACGCCGGCGGCCAGGTGTACGTCGACGGCGCGAACCTCAATGCCCTTGTCGGCCTTGCCCGTCCGGGCCGGTTCGGTGGCGACGTGAGCCACCTGAACCTGCACAAGACCTTCTGCATCCCGCACGGTGGCGGCGGTCCCGGCGTCGGACCCGTCGCGGTGCGCTCGCACCTGGCGCAGTACCTGCCCGGCGACCCGCTCGAAGCGGGCTCGCACGCGGTCTCGGCGGCGAACTACGGTTCCGCGTCGATCCTGCCGATCACCTGGGCCTACATCCGGATGATGGGCGCCGAGGGCCTGCGCGCGGCGACCCTGACCGCGATCGCGTCGGCCAACTACATCGCCCGCCGCCTCGACGCCTACTTCCCGGTGCTCTACACCGGCGAGAACGGCATGGTCGCCCACGAGTGCATTCTGGATCTGCGCGAGATCACCAAGCAGACCGGCGTCACCGTCGACGACGTGGCCAAGCGCCTGGCCGACTACGGTTTCCACGCGCCGACCATGAGCTTCCCGGTGGCGGGCACGCTGATGGTGGAACCCACCGAGAGCGAGAACCTCGAGGAGATCGACGAGTTCATCGCGGCCATGATCGCCATCCGCGCCGAGATCGATCAGGTCGCGGCGGGTGTGTGGCCGGTGACCGACAATCCGCTGCGCGGCGCGCCGCACACAGCGGCCAGCCTGGTCGCCGAGTGGAACCACCCCTACAGCCGGGAGACCGCGGTGTACCCGCGCGGCATCGGCCATTCCCGCCCGAAGGTCTGGCCGTCGGTGCGGCGGATCGACGGCGCGTTCGGTGACCGCAACCTGGTGTGTTCGTGCCCGCCGCTGGATGCCTACGAGGACTGA
- the odhI gene encoding oxoglutarate dehydrogenase inhibitor Odhl, whose translation MSENRDPGYGETAAETTSVFRADFLNEVDASRSAEPTGEQPVQGVEGLPAGAALLVVKRGPNAGSRFLLDQPTTSAGRHPDSDIFLDDVTVSRRHAEFRQDDDSFQVVDVGSLNGTYVNREPVDSSELQNGDEVQIGKFRLVFLTGPRTQANESASGAGSR comes from the coding sequence GTGAGCGAGAACAGGGACCCGGGTTACGGGGAAACCGCGGCCGAGACGACGTCGGTCTTCCGCGCGGACTTCCTCAACGAGGTCGACGCGTCGCGCTCCGCAGAGCCGACCGGCGAACAGCCGGTTCAGGGCGTCGAGGGCCTGCCTGCCGGCGCGGCCCTCCTGGTGGTCAAGCGTGGCCCGAACGCGGGCTCGCGTTTCCTGCTGGATCAGCCGACCACGTCGGCCGGCCGCCATCCCGACAGCGACATTTTTCTGGATGACGTCACCGTCAGCCGTCGGCATGCCGAGTTCCGTCAGGACGACGACTCGTTCCAGGTCGTCGATGTGGGCAGCCTCAACGGCACCTACGTCAACCGGGAGCCGGTGGACTCCTCGGAGCTGCAGAACGGCGACGAGGTCCAGATCGGCAAGTTCCGGCTGGTCTTCCTGACCGGCCCGCGCACGCAGGCCAACGAGTCGGCGTCGGGCGCGGGGTCGCGATGA
- the ftsR gene encoding transcriptional regulator FtsR: protein MSIGSVLDLLRPDFPDITISKIRFLESEGLIRPERTPSGYRRFSVADYERLRFVLTAQRDQYLPLKVIKEQLEAIDSGAATLGVREARARAHSHHGSAEAGHGVSGSADADSEAAGRPAPRRLGIVTGAITPEELRVDVAVRLTRADLLAKADIDDRFLDDLLRAGLIVPGPGGFFESDAVTLAHAAKAMAEFGLEARHLRAFKLAADREAALIAQIAAPIAKSRDADARARAEETVRELAALSLNLHAALVKAAVRTALGG from the coding sequence ATGTCGATCGGCTCCGTACTCGACCTGCTGCGACCAGATTTTCCTGATATCACCATCTCCAAGATCCGGTTCCTCGAATCCGAGGGCCTGATCCGGCCGGAACGGACACCGTCGGGATACCGGCGGTTCTCGGTGGCCGACTACGAACGGCTGCGTTTCGTACTGACCGCCCAACGCGATCAGTACCTGCCGTTGAAGGTGATCAAGGAGCAGTTGGAAGCGATCGACAGTGGTGCGGCGACGCTGGGTGTGCGCGAAGCGCGCGCCCGCGCTCACTCCCACCACGGATCCGCGGAGGCCGGGCACGGTGTGTCCGGCTCCGCGGACGCCGATTCCGAGGCGGCGGGCCGCCCCGCGCCGCGCCGCCTCGGAATCGTCACGGGCGCGATCACGCCCGAGGAGTTACGTGTCGACGTCGCGGTGCGGCTCACCAGGGCAGACCTGCTCGCCAAGGCCGACATCGACGACCGTTTCCTCGACGATCTGCTGCGCGCGGGACTCATCGTCCCCGGGCCGGGCGGGTTCTTCGAGTCCGATGCGGTGACGCTCGCCCACGCGGCGAAGGCGATGGCCGAATTCGGCTTGGAGGCACGTCATCTGCGCGCCTTCAAACTCGCCGCCGACCGCGAGGCAGCGCTGATCGCCCAGATCGCCGCGCCCATCGCGAAGAGCCGCGACGCCGACGCGCGCGCTCGCGCCGAGGAGACCGTGCGCGAACTCGCGGCGCTGTCGCTGAACCTGCACGCCGCGCTGGTGAAAGCCGCGGTGCGCACAGCCCTCGGCGGCTGA
- a CDS encoding phosphatase PAP2 family protein, with translation MIRAGSATAVRAAAIGAGAALTAVIPLTFSANGGPSELDAAVPADTVSPGLAQVLVAPSNAPVVVALLLVACAFFALRRQWWQAVTMLVVPEIALAVNTWLLKPLWDRQLDDHLAYPSGHTVHLVAVATTFACLVTDLRARIAIATLTVLALIAITPAMAELGYHRPTDVLGGAAAAASMAIGLCWLSEALHARHGP, from the coding sequence GTGATCCGCGCCGGTAGCGCCACCGCCGTCCGGGCGGCGGCGATCGGCGCCGGCGCCGCACTGACCGCGGTGATCCCGTTGACCTTCTCCGCGAACGGCGGCCCGAGCGAGCTGGATGCGGCGGTGCCGGCGGACACCGTCTCCCCCGGCCTCGCGCAGGTGCTCGTCGCACCGAGTAACGCGCCGGTGGTCGTGGCGCTGTTGCTGGTCGCGTGTGCCTTCTTCGCGCTGCGTCGGCAGTGGTGGCAGGCCGTGACCATGCTGGTGGTGCCCGAGATCGCGCTGGCGGTCAACACCTGGCTGCTCAAACCGCTGTGGGATCGGCAGCTGGACGACCATCTCGCCTACCCCAGCGGGCATACCGTCCACTTGGTCGCTGTCGCAACAACTTTCGCGTGTCTGGTGACCGACCTCCGGGCGCGGATCGCGATTGCCACCCTCACGGTGCTCGCCCTGATCGCGATCACTCCAGCGATGGCCGAACTCGGCTACCACCGCCCCACCGATGTGCTCGGTGGGGCGGCGGCGGCCGCGTCGATGGCGATCGGGCTGTGCTGGCTTTCCGAAGCCCTGCACGCCCGGCACGGTCCCTAG
- a CDS encoding nuclease-related domain-containing protein translates to MQNAAGSDAEAALIDWLRTWKDPSSPHGVATINCSLFHQDRLHQFDAVIWTPTSCVIIEAETFTAPQDGVLEIPLNGPWMVSGELAQFAGAEKSTPLERSRDHTFALQDYLAARGLGQRAVHGLGLIVPMRGAQIDVHQGWSDPSFDVIVTDDPHRLEMYFELLAEKEHNLWTANDVAIAFRGLGILPFLPAPQDLLNEGFLGPIDVTLWHGGPTQAAAEAYAEEQAELERQAQSRGMIAPWYSPWKLYPRVGGDLDFGRAFLRITLALGMIVAIVWVLWFLVTAVLTYGPA, encoded by the coding sequence GTGCAGAATGCGGCAGGCAGCGATGCCGAGGCGGCACTGATCGATTGGTTGCGCACGTGGAAGGACCCGTCGAGCCCGCACGGTGTCGCCACGATCAACTGCAGCCTGTTCCACCAGGATCGGCTGCACCAGTTCGACGCGGTGATCTGGACCCCGACCAGCTGTGTGATCATCGAGGCGGAGACCTTCACCGCCCCGCAGGACGGCGTGCTGGAGATCCCGCTCAACGGCCCGTGGATGGTCTCCGGCGAGCTCGCCCAGTTCGCGGGCGCGGAGAAGTCGACGCCGCTGGAGCGTTCGCGTGATCACACCTTCGCCCTGCAGGACTATCTCGCCGCGCGCGGGCTCGGCCAGCGCGCGGTACACGGTCTCGGCCTGATCGTGCCGATGCGCGGCGCCCAGATCGACGTGCACCAGGGCTGGAGCGACCCGAGCTTCGATGTGATCGTCACCGACGACCCGCACCGGCTCGAGATGTACTTCGAGTTGCTGGCCGAGAAGGAACACAATCTCTGGACGGCCAACGACGTGGCCATCGCGTTCCGTGGCCTCGGCATCCTGCCGTTCCTGCCCGCACCGCAGGACCTGCTCAACGAGGGTTTCCTCGGCCCGATCGACGTGACGCTGTGGCACGGCGGGCCCACCCAGGCGGCCGCTGAGGCCTACGCCGAGGAACAGGCCGAACTCGAACGCCAGGCGCAGTCACGGGGCATGATCGCGCCCTGGTACAGCCCGTGGAAGCTGTATCCGCGGGTCGGCGGCGATCTCGATTTCGGCCGCGCGTTCCTGCGGATCACCCTCGCCCTCGGCATGATCGTGGCCATCGTGTGGGTGCTGTGGTTCCTGGTGACGGCGGTGCTCACCTACGGACCGGCCTGA
- the gcvH gene encoding glycine cleavage system protein GcvH codes for MTQTPEELRYTEEHEWVRRTSPTAVRVGITDYAQSQLGDVVFVQLPDVDKDVTEGESIAEVESTKSVSDIYAPLTGKVVAVNEVLVQTPETLNEDPYNEGWLFELAFDDEATLDSALGELLDAAGYQGVIGG; via the coding sequence GTGACACAGACCCCTGAGGAACTGCGCTACACCGAAGAGCACGAATGGGTGCGGCGGACCAGCCCCACGGCGGTCCGTGTCGGCATCACCGACTACGCCCAGTCACAGCTGGGTGACGTCGTGTTCGTCCAGCTTCCCGACGTCGACAAGGACGTGACCGAAGGCGAGAGCATCGCCGAGGTCGAGTCGACCAAGAGCGTGTCCGACATCTACGCTCCGCTCACCGGCAAAGTCGTTGCGGTGAACGAGGTTCTGGTGCAGACGCCGGAGACGCTCAACGAAGATCCCTACAACGAGGGATGGCTGTTCGAGCTCGCGTTCGACGATGAGGCAACCCTCGATTCGGCCCTCGGTGAACTGCTGGATGCGGCGGGTTACCAAGGAGTTATCGGGGGCTGA
- a CDS encoding DUF2252 domain-containing protein codes for MSDSGIDLRSYASAEDARERGRAARQRVPVTERDRAAASPDRPTVREFIDISNRGRIEALVPLRIGRMIASPFTFFRGAAGLMAADLAAGPDSGLAAQICGDAHAANFGLYGTQRGEIVMDINDFDETVMGPWEWDLERLAASLVLAGRESGVDADDCLRAARDAARSYRHTAGELADMPFMQSWTALPDESILTSAKAEDLLDDFKKAAKKARKNTSAKVVAKWTEHLDDHETDIRKHRFVSDPPVLTAVDTPVEEAVIDGLERYASTIRESRRNLLARFAVSDVAFRIVGTGSVGLHSYVALLHGNDGEAVVLQVKQARPSALAPFLPPTEPRHEGERIVVGARTVQSETDILLGWTTIELDESLPFIVRQFRNLKGSIDPAALSADDLDDYGRLAGALLARAHARSLDPRALAGYLETDDDDDDRFEDSVAAFAVRYADRTEADHAELVAAVDAGTIAAEQD; via the coding sequence GTGTCCGACAGTGGTATAGATCTGCGCTCCTACGCCTCCGCCGAGGACGCCCGCGAACGTGGCCGGGCCGCCCGGCAGCGGGTGCCTGTCACCGAGCGTGACCGCGCGGCGGCGAGCCCGGATCGGCCGACGGTGCGCGAGTTCATCGACATCAGCAACCGGGGCCGGATCGAGGCTCTGGTTCCCCTGCGGATCGGGCGGATGATCGCCTCGCCGTTCACCTTCTTCCGCGGCGCCGCGGGTCTGATGGCCGCCGACCTGGCCGCCGGGCCCGACAGTGGCCTGGCCGCCCAGATCTGCGGTGATGCCCACGCCGCCAATTTCGGCCTCTACGGCACCCAGCGTGGCGAGATCGTGATGGATATCAACGATTTCGACGAGACCGTGATGGGCCCGTGGGAATGGGATCTGGAACGGCTCGCGGCAAGCCTGGTGCTGGCGGGACGAGAGAGCGGGGTCGATGCGGACGACTGCCTGCGCGCGGCCCGCGACGCCGCCCGTTCCTACCGCCACACCGCCGGCGAACTGGCCGACATGCCGTTCATGCAGTCCTGGACCGCGTTGCCCGACGAGTCGATCCTGACCAGCGCCAAAGCCGAGGATTTGCTCGACGACTTCAAGAAGGCCGCCAAGAAGGCCCGCAAGAACACCAGCGCGAAGGTGGTGGCGAAGTGGACCGAGCACCTCGACGACCACGAGACCGACATCCGCAAGCACCGTTTCGTCAGCGATCCGCCCGTGTTGACCGCGGTCGACACGCCGGTGGAGGAAGCGGTGATCGACGGCCTGGAACGCTACGCGAGCACCATCCGGGAGTCCCGGCGCAATCTGCTGGCCCGGTTCGCGGTCTCCGATGTCGCGTTCCGCATCGTCGGCACGGGCAGCGTCGGCCTGCACAGCTACGTGGCGCTGTTGCACGGTAACGACGGCGAGGCGGTGGTGTTGCAGGTCAAGCAGGCGCGACCCTCCGCGCTCGCCCCGTTCCTGCCGCCCACCGAGCCCCGGCACGAGGGCGAGCGGATCGTGGTCGGCGCGCGGACCGTGCAGTCCGAGACCGATATCCTGCTCGGTTGGACGACCATCGAACTCGACGAGTCGCTGCCGTTCATCGTGCGGCAGTTCCGCAATCTGAAGGGCAGTATCGACCCGGCGGCCCTGTCCGCCGACGATCTCGACGACTACGGCAGGCTCGCGGGCGCGCTGCTGGCCCGCGCGCACGCCCGCTCCCTCGACCCGCGCGCGCTGGCGGGATATCTGGAAACCGACGATGACGACGACGACCGGTTCGAGGACTCGGTGGCCGCCTTCGCGGTGCGCTACGCCGACCGCACCGAGGCCGATCACGCCGAACTCGTCGCGGCCGTGGACGCGGGCACGATCGCCGCCGAACAGGATTGA